A window from Parambassis ranga chromosome 13, fParRan2.1, whole genome shotgun sequence encodes these proteins:
- the frya gene encoding protein furry homolog isoform X1 — translation MKEVAVGFQPSKMSSEESAVRDMAESEADCSEALDEVVLGRIASLPLDPFPPRDFRGKFKKMRHKKRPTILETSPVGNGYSKPPIPPVCCPQGEKGPPAMMPISIDPESKPGEYILKSLFANFTTMSERKIRIIMAEPLEKPLTKSLQRGEDPQFDQMISTMSSLAEYSLPSILRTLFDWYKRQNGLEEELHEYRPRANTKSKNDEQQRDYLLERRDLAIDFIFSLVLIEVLKQMPLYPSLDSLVNEVINLAFKHLRYKEGYHGPNTGNMHTVADLYAEVIGVLAQSKFPAVKKKFMTELKELRQKEQSPYVVQSTISLIMGVKFFRIKMYPVEDFEASFQFMQECAYYFLEVKDKDIKHALAGLFVEILVPVAAAVKNEVNVPCLRNFVDSLYDTTLDLSSRKKHSLAFYPLVTCLLCVSQKQFFLNRWHVFLNNCLSNLKSRDPKMARVALESLYRLLWVYMIRIKCESNTATQGRLNTIITTLFPKGSRSVVPRDMPLNIFVKIIQFIAQERLDFAMKEIIFDLLCVGKPVKAFSLNPERMNIGLRAFLVVADKLQQKDGEPPMPNTGCTLPSGNTLRVKKTYLSKTLTDEEAKVIGMSQYYFHVRKAIDNILRHLDKEVGRCMMMTNAQMLNKEPEDMITGERKPKIDLFRTCVAAIPRILPDGMSKPELIDLLSRLTIHMDDELRLIAQNSLQSLLVDFSDWRDDVLFGFTNFLLREVQDSHPGLLDTSLRLLLQLLTQWKLTLAASGKSHDTANMHTVELLQTSSSLKVPAERGPHSTVLHAVEGLAFILLCSCQLSTRRLAISILKEIRSLFMTIGQSEDDDRPMIEVMDQLSPVILESFVNVVVSDTATLPAGHHVDLQWLVEWNALLVNSHYDIRSPSHVWIFAQSVKDPWVLCIYSLLRQDNLPKHCPTALSYAWPYAFTRMQMLMPLVDPNNPVYAKKTSTSGTGDNYVTLWRNYLILCFGVAKPSIMSPGHLRASTPEITAPTPDSGVSYDNKVIGSPSVAWLLKQLVPLMRAESIELTESLVLGFGRTNSLIFRELVEELHPLMKEALERRPENKKRRERRDLLRLQLLRIFELLADAGVISDSTNGALERDTLALGALFLEYVDLTRMLLEAENDKDAEILKDIRAHFSAMVANFIQCVPVHHRRFLFPQQSLRHHLFILFSQWAGPFSIMFTPLDRYSDRNHQITRYQYCALKAMSAVLCCGPVFDNVGLSPDGYLYKWLDNILACQDQRVHQLGCEVVILLLELNADQVNLFNWAVDRCYTGSYQLASGCFKAIATVCSSSKNYPSDVVTLLNLVLFKASDTNREIYEISMQLMQILEAKLFVYSKKIADQKPNSILYGTHGPLPPLYSVSLPQLSSLLARMYPELTLPLFSEVSQRFPTTHPNGRQIMLTYLLPWLGNIELVDSGLLLPVYTPCSSGYDSSSQLTSTGSSHQLKGTGWGSLQATSMVLNNLMFMTAKYGDDLPGTEMENAWNALVSNEKWSNNLRTTLQFLISLCGVSSDTTLLPYIKKVVIYLCRNNTMQTMEELIFELQQTDPVNPVVQHCDSPPFYRFTATSKPSAAASGTTSSSNTVVAGQDSFPETDDTKTVKENEERLSHIMRAHNRLESRYSSSSGGSYDEDKSEPLPPYADWLMVVIETNQPHPLPMPLNGGCWAPLVDFLPETITPRGPLHRCNIAVIFMTEMVVDHSVREDWTLHLPLLLHALFLGMDHCRPEVFEHSKRLLLHLLITLSCNNNFQTIASVLLQTREINGTKTLTCKPNLQSEYSPSGATDFLRECQASPVPDSGLSSSSTSSSLSLGGSSNNLPEISQEMDELVASNKMDEKTNKLIEFLTTRAYGPLWCHEDISPKNQISKSTVQLTNFLRHVVSVFKDSKSDYHLEQQLSDVALQTALCSSSRHYAGRSFQVFRALRQPISAHAVSDLLSRLVEVVGEHGEEVQGYVMEVLLTLESVVDNLAECLKNNDLMSILTRASSPDFLTSLKLLSNRKSTGQLNLRREERSKHQRSSSVPKKFGEADRWADPPRSATLDRIEASEQQALLAKIRRSSLSKDIVTDPMSINHPSNLLATIFWMAVSLMESDFEFEYQMSLRLLNKLLANLSLDKQENREKLEKLQSQLKWNSFTGLQQLLLKGFTSVSTTDLTLQLFSQLTPVSRVPVVDTSQSIGFPLNVLCLLPHLVQNFDSPTQFCQDVAERIAQVCLEEKNAKLANLAHVMTLYKTHSYTRDCFSWVNVVCRYLHEAFSDITLSLVTYMAELLEKGLPSMQQTLLQIIYSLLSHMDLSGIQAKPFNIEVLKTIEKFVQTVNWREALNILKLVVSRSASLVQPSLPQSDISYENISRVWDRSSKALPGKTLDFHFDISETPVIGRRYDDLQHSPGQDVKSRATTVTRSTSSTSSGSTSNNVLVPVSWKRPQSSQKRTREKLVNVLSLCGQEVGLTKNPSVIFSSCGELDLMEHQPSLVSSDDGTREAENMDDTTSEQQFRVFRDFDFLDVELEDGEELQGETMDNFNWGVRRRSMDSLDQCDLQPLEESQLSSSMPSLSKITHEDSDESSEEDSLSASQTLSHSQLTVSLSPTAEISSMDSPSAFFDTTSAESTPLNTKNPSFEVQLPEDSKQRHEVSQDSEDTNVHEDDLSLSISELPPDDHCGESLAIDLVHVDFKEELDLDSCIPSLAEEERDDLLEARSSPPPSPFFSAILAAFQPAVCDDAEEAWRSHINQLVSDTDGSCAVYTFQVFSSLFQNIQMKFCSLTCDAVSYLGDGLRGLGAKFLRSSQMLTSCSECPTLFIDAETIMSYGLLEKMKFSVLELQEYLDTYNNRKEAAVTWLGNCKATFTKSPGGTVITCQPMDHEEKQLELCQRLYKLHFQLLLLFQSYCKLIEQVHTISSIPELTNMSGELNELKSSLRVAAASVTNGEMTARDSSGPEPGFSSSEAAVQAILEGLKNNELMTAIHYIRECRTMWPNDIFGSPSEDEVQTLLNIYFRHQTLGQTGTFALVGSKQDLTEISIKLMELNGETRDMIRRAQGYRAITAFLPDSRVSGSTL, via the exons CCTCACCCGTGGGGAACGGATACAGTAAACCTCCCATCCCTCCAGTCTGCTGTCCTCAGGGAGAGAAAGGTCCCCCAGCCATGATGCCCATCAGTATCGACCCTGAGAGCAAGCCGGGCGAGTACATCCTCAAGAGCCTCTTCGCCAacttcaccaccatgtctgagcGCAAGATCCGCATAATCATGGCTGAGCCATTG gAAAAGCCATTGACAAAGTCACTACAGAGGGGAGAAGATCCTCAGTTTGACCAA ATGATAAGCACCATGAGCTCTTTGGCTGAATACAGTCTCCCCTCCATCCTGCGCACTTTGTTCGACTGGtacaaaagacaaaatggaCTTGAGGAGGAGTTGCACGAGTATCGGCCAAGAGCCAACACCAAGTCCAAAAA tgatgagcaacagagagattATCTACTTGAAAGAAGAGATTTGGCTATTGACTTCATCTTCTCTCTTGTACTTATCGAAGTTTTGAAACAG ATGCCGCTTTACCCATCCCTGGACAGTTTGGTCAATGAAGTCATTAACTTAGCCTTTAAGCACTTAAGATACAAAGAGGG GTATCATGGTCCTAACACTGGAAACATGCacactgtagcagacctctatGCTGAAGTCATAGGAGTATTAGCCCAGTCCAA GTTTCCTGCTGTAAAGAAGAAATTTATGACGGAGCTGAAGGAGCTACGCCAGAAGGAGCAGAGTCCATACGTAGTCCAGAGCACCATTAGTCTCATAATGGGGGTCAAGTTCTTCCGGATTAAGATGTATCCTGTTGAGGATTTTGAAGCTTCTTTTCAGTTCATGCAG GAGTGTGCCTATTATTTTCTGGAAGTCAAGGACAAGGACATTAAGCATGCCTTGGCTGGCCTCTTTGTTGAGATTCTGGTTCCTGTTGCAGCC GCTGTAAAGAACGAGGTGAACGTGCCCTGCCTGAGGAACTTTGTGGACAGCTTGTACGACACAACCCTGGACTTGTCCTCCAGAAAGAAGCACTCACTG GCGTTTTACCCGCTGGTGACttgcctgctgtgtgtcagcCAGAAGCAGTTCTTTCTTAACAGATGGCACGTCTTCCTTAACAACTGCCTCTCAAACCTGAAG AGTCGAGACCCTAAAATGGCCCGTGTTGCACTGGAGTCCCTGTATCGCCTGCTGTGGGTCTACATGATCAGAATCAAGTGTGAGAGCAACACTGCAACACAGGG TCGTCTCAACACCATTATAACAACACTTTTCCCCAAAGGATCCCGTAGTGTGGTACCAAGAGACATGCCTCTCAATATCTTTGTCAAAATCATCCAGTTTAttgcacag GAACGACTGGATTTTGCCATGAAGGAAATTATCTTTGACCTTCTTTGTGTTGGGAAACCAGTAAAAGCCTTTAGTCTTAATCCAGAG AGAATGAATATCGGTCTGAGAGCATTCCTGGTCGTAGCtgataaactgcagcagaaGGACGGTGAGCCTCCCATGCCTAACACTGGTTGCACTTTGCCCTCTGGAAACACGCTCCGAGTGAAGAAGACTTACCTGAGCAAAACACTGACGGATGAGGAGGCTAAAGTCATTG GTATGTCACAGTATTATTTCCATGTGCGGAAGGCTATTGACAACATCCTCAGACACCTGGACAAAGAGGTGGGACGCTGTATGATGATGACAAATGCTCAGATGTTGAACAAGGAGCCAGAGGACATGATCAC AGGTGAAAGGAAGCCAAAGATCGACTTGTTTAGGACATGTGTTGCTGCCATTCCTCGCATTCTGCCTGACGGGATGTCAAAGCCAGAACTCATAGACCTGCTCTCCCG atTGACAATCCATATGGATGATGAGCTACGACTCATAGCCCAGAATTCCTTGCAAAGTCTGCTGGTGGATTTCTCTGACTGGCGTGACGACGTCCTGTTTGGATTCACTAATTTTCTGTTGCGTGAGGTCCAGGACTCCCACCCGGGACTGTTAGATACATCCCTCAGattactgctgcagctgctcacaCAGTGGAAACTGACCCTGGCTGCTTCAGGGAAGAGCCATGACACAGCTAACATGCACACTGTGGAG ctgctgcaaacAAGTTCAAGCCTCAAAGTACCTGCAGAACGAGGTCCACACTCCACAGTCCTGCATGCTGTGGAGGGACTAGCATTCATACTGCTCTGCTCCTGCCAACTCAGCACCCGCAGACTGGCCATCTCTATACTCAAAGAGATACGAAGTCTCTTTATGACCATCGGGCAGTCTGAG GATGATGACAGACCGATGATAGAAGTTATGGATCAGCTCAGCCCCGTCATCCTGGAAAGTTTTGTCAATGTTGTGGTCTCAGACACC GCCACCCTGCCAGCCGGTCACCACGTGGACCTCCAGTGGCTCGTGGAGTGGAATGCGCTGCTCGTCAACAGTCACTATGACATTAGGAGCCCGTCACATGTGTGGATCTTTGCCCAGTCTGTGAAGGACCCCTGGGTGCTGTGTATATACAGCCTCCTCCGGCAGGACAACCTGCCCAAACACTGCCCCACAGCTCTCAGCTACGCCTGGCCCTACGCCTTCACTCGGATGCAGATGCTCATGCCCCTGGTAGACCCAAA TAATCCAGTGTATGCAAAGAAGACCAGCACCTCTGGCACAGGGGACAATTATGTAACCCTGTGGAGGAACTACCTGATCCTTTGCTTTGGGGTGGCCAAGCCCAGTATCATGAGCCCAGGCCATCTGAGAGCATCGACACCTGAGATCACAGCTCCTACGCCTGACAGTGGTGTCAGCTACGATAACAAG GTTATCGGGAGCCCATCTGTGGCTTGGCTTCTGAAGCAGTTGGTTCCACTGATGAGGGCAGAGAGCATTGAGTTGACAGAGTCATTAGTTCTGGGCTTTGGTCGCACCAATTCACTCATATTCAG GGAACTGGTGGAGGAGTTGCACCCCCTCATGAAAGAGGCATTAGAAAGAAGACCTGAG AACAAGAAGCGGCGTGAGAGGCGAGACCTGctgagactgcagctgctgcggaTCTTTGAGCTGCTGGCTGATGCAGGTGTCATCAGTGATAG cacaaaCGGAGCTTTGGAACGTGACACCCTCGCCCTGGGCGCTCTCTTCCTGGAGTATGTGGATCTAACGCGGATGCTTCTAGAAGCCGAGAATGACAAAGATGCCGAAATTCTCAAGGACATCCGAGCCCACTTCAGTGCAATGGTGGCCAATTTCATCCAGTGTGTGCCAG TGCACCACAGGCGcttcctgtttccacagcaGAGTCTGCGACATCACCTCTTCATCCTGTTCAGTCAGTGGGCCGGCCCTTTCAGCATCATGTTCACTCCTCTGGATCGCTACAGTGACAGGAATCACCAGATAACCAGATATCAATACTgtgctctaaag GCCATGTCTGCGGTGCTGTGCTGTGGGCCTGTGTTTGATAACGTTGGCCTCTCTCCAGATGGATACCTCTATAAGTGGCTAGATAATATACTAGCCTGCCAGGATCAGCGG GTCCATCAGCTTGGCTGTGAAGTTGTCATTCTGCTCCTGGAGCTCAATGCTGATCAGGTCAACTTATTCAACTGGGCTGTGGACCGCTGCTACACAGGCTCCTACCAGCTCGCCTCAGGGTGCTTCAAGGCCATCgccactgtctgcagcagcag CAAAAATTACCCGAGTGACGTTGTTACGCTGCTGAATCTGGTGCTTTTTAAGGCATCAGACACCAACAGAGAAATCTATGAGATATCAATGCAGCTAATGCAG ATTCTTGAAGCGAAGTTGTTTGTGTACTCTAAGAAGATTGCAGACCAGAAGCCAAACAGCATTCTCTATGGCACCCATGGTCCACTGCCTCCTCTGTACAGCGTCTCCCTGCCACAACTCTCCAGTCTGCTTGCCAGGATGTACCCTGAACTCACGCTTCCTTTATTCTCAG AGGTCAGCCAGAGGTTCCCCACCACTCATCCCAATGGGAGGCAGATCATGCTAACCTACCTCCTGCCCTGGCTTGGTAACATTGAGCTGGTGGATAGTGGCCTGCTTCTTCCAGTCTACACACCGTGCTCTTCAGGTTATGATTCTTCAAGCCAGCTGACCAGCACAGGTTCATCACACCAGCTAAAAGGCACAGGCTGGGGGTCCTTACAGGCTACATCTATGGTTCTCAATAACCTCATGTTCATGACAGCCAAG TATGGAGACGATCTACCTGGAACAGAGATGGAAAATGCTTGGAATGCTTTAGTCAGCAATGAGAAGTGGAGCAACAATCTTAGAACCACTCTGCAGTTTCTCATTAGTTTGTGCGGCGTCAGCAGTGACACCACCCTCCTCCCATAT ATCAAGAAGGTGGTGATCTATCTGTGCCGGAACAACACCATGCAGACCATGGAGGAGTTGATATTTGAGTTACAACAAACAGATCCTGTCAACCCTGTGGTGCAGCACTGTGATAGTCCTCCTTTCTATCGCTTCACCGCCACGAGTAAAccctctgcagcagcttcag GTACCACATCAAGCAGCAATACTGTAGTCGCAGGCCAGGATAGCTTTCCTGAAACCGATGATACCAAGACTGTGAAGGAGAACGAGGAGAG GCTTAGTCACATCATGCGGGCACACAATCGTCTGGAATCACgctacagcagcagctcaggaggATCCTACGATGAAGATAAGA GTGAACCTTTGCCCCCCTATGCTGATTGGCTTATGGTTGTCATTGAGACCAACCAGCCCCATCCTTTGCCCATGCCGCTGAATGGAGGATGCTGGGCTCCACTGGTGGACTTTTTACCGGAGACCATCACTCCCAGAGGGCCGTTACACAG GTGTAATATAGCAGTCATCTTCATGacagagatggtggtggaccaCAGCGTGAGAGAGGACTGGACTTTGCACTTGCCTTTACTGCTACATGCCTTATTTTTAG GCATGGATCACTGTCGTCCAGAGGTGTTTGAACACAGCAAACgtcttctcctccacctgctcatCACGCTGTCCTGTAACAACAACTTCCAGACCATTGCATCAGTCTTACTGCAGACACGAGAGATTAACGGCACTAAGACCCTCACCTGCAAACCAAACCTTCAGTCAGAGTATTCACCTTCCG GAGCTACCGACTTCCTGCGGGAGTGCCAGGCGTCTCCTGTGCCAGACTCTGGGCTCAGTTCTTCTTCTACCTCATCCAGTTTGAGTCTGGGAGGCAGCAGCAACAACCTGCCTGAGATTTCACAGGAGATGGATGAGCTGGTGGCCTCCAATAAAATGGACGAGAAGACTAACAAACTCATTGAATTTTTAACCACAAG agcatATGGACCACTGTGGTGCCACGAAGACATTTCACCCAAAAACCAAATTTCAAAAAGCACTGTGCAACTGACGAACTTTCTGCGAcatgtggtgtctgtgttcAAAGACTCCAAGTCAG ATTACcacctggagcagcagctcagcgACGTGGCACTGCAGACAGCCTTGTGCAGTTCATCGCGTCACTACGCCGGCCGCTCCTTCCAGGTGTTCCGAGCACTTCGACAGCCCATCTCTGCCCACGCTGTGTCAGACCTGCTCTCCAGGCTGGTGGAAGTTGTTGGTGAACATGGAGAAGAAGTGCAG GGCTATGTGATGGAAGTGTTACTCACACTAGAATCTGTGGTTGATAATTTGGCTGAATGTCTCAAGAACAATGATCTCATGTCTATCCTGACAAg AGCCTCATCTCCAGATTTCCTCACCagtttgaagctgctgtctAACCGGAAAAGCACAGGGCAGCTAAATCttagaagagaagagaggagcaaacatcaGAGGAGCTCTTCTGTCCCCAAGAAGTTTGGAGAGGCAGACAGGTGGGCAGATCCACCTCGCAGTGCCACACTGGACCGTATCGAAGCCAGCGAACAGCAGGCTTTGTTGGCAAAGATCCGCCGCTCGTCCTTATCTAAAGACATTGTCACTGACCCAATGAGCATCAACCACCCCAGCAACCTGCTGGCCACCATCTTCTGGATGGCAGTGTCTCTGATGGAGTCAGACTTTGAGTTTGAGTATCAGATGTCTTTGAGACTGTTGAATAAATTGCTGGCTAACCTGTCACTGGacaaacaggagaacagagagaagctggagaagctgcagagccAGCTAAAGTGGAACAGCTTCACTGggctccagcagctgctgttaaaaGGCTTCACCTCCGTGTCCACCACTGACctcacactccagctgtttaGCCAACTCACGCCTGTGTCACGAGTGCCTGTAGTGGACACGTCACAATCTATAG GTTTTCCCTTGAATGTGCTCTGCCTGCTCCCACATCTTGTGCAGAACTTTGACAGCCCCACACAGTTCTGTCAAGACGTCGCTGAGAGGATAGCTCAG GTATGCCTGGAAGAGAAGAATGCCAAGCTTGCCAACCTTGCCCATGTCATGACTCTGTATAAAACACACTCCTACACACGGGACTGCTTCTCCTGGGTCAACGTGGTGTGTCGATATCTTCATGAAGCGTTCTCAGATATCACCCTGAGCCTGGTCACTTACATGGCAGAG CTGTTAGAGAAAGGTCTCCCCAGCATGCAGCAGACGCTCCTACAGATTATCTACAGCCTCCTGAGTCACATGGACCTGAGCGGGATTCAAGCCAAACCCTTCAACATAGAGGTGCTGAAGACAATTGAGAAGTTTGTCCAG ACTGTCAATTGGAGAGAAGCGCTGAACATCCTGAAGCTGGTAGTTTCTCGATCAGCGAGTTTGGTTCAGCCTTCCCTGCCACAAAGTGACATCTCCTACGAGAACATCAGCCGTGTCTGGGACCGCTCCTCCAAGGCCTTGCCTGGGAAAACACTGGATTTCCACTTTGACATATCTGAG ACGCCTGTGATTGGCCGACGTTACGATGACCTGCAGCACTCTCCGGGCCAAGATGTGAAGAGCAGGGCCACAACAGTGACCCGCAGCACCTCCTCTACCTCCTCTGGATCCACTTCCAACAACGTCCTGGTGCCAGTTAGCTGGAAAAGACCTCAGTCCTCACAG AAAAGAACTCGGGAAAAGCTGGTAaatgtgttgtctttgtgtggACAAGAAGTGGGACTCACAAAAAACCCCTCG GTGATCTTCTCCAGTTGTGGGGAGCTTGACCTCATGGAGCACCAGCCCAGCCTGGTATCCTCTGACGATGGCACCAGGGAAGCGGAGAACATGGACGACACCACCTCAGAGCAGCAGTTCAGAGTCTTTAGAGACTTTGACTTCCTGGATGTTGAGCTTGAGGATGGAGAG GAGCTACAG GGAGAGACTATGGACAACTTCAACTGGGGTGTACGCAGACGTTCCATGGATAGTCTAGATCAATGTGACCTGCAGCCGCTCGAGGAGAGTCAGCTGTCCAGCAGCATGCCCAGCCTGAGCAAGATCACCCACGAGGACTCAGACGAGTCATCAGAGGAGGATTCCCTCTCCGCCAGTCAGACACTCTCCCACTCGCAGCTT ACTGTCAGTCTCTCTCCGACAGCAGAGATCAGTAGCATGGACTCTCCCTCTGCCTTTTTTGATACAACTTCCGCAGAGTCGACTCCTCTGAACACCAAAAATCCTAGTTTCGAAGTCCAACTGCCTGAGGACTCGAAGCAGCGG CATGAGGTGTCACAAGACAGTGAGGACACCAATGTCCATGAGGATGACCTGTCTCTGTCCATCAGTGAGCTGCCCCCTGACGATCACTGTGGTGAGAGTTTGGCAATTGACTTAGTTCACGTCGATTTCAAAGAAGAACTGGATCTTGACAGCTGTATACCCAG TCTtgctgaggaagagagagatgaCCTGCTGGAGGCACGCTCTTCACCGCCACCGTCGCCCTTCTTCTCAGCCATCCTTGCGGCATTCCAACCAGCGGTGTGCGATGATGCAGAGGAGGCTTGGCGGAGCCACATTAACCAGCTTGTGTCCGACACAGATGGGTCCTGTGCAGTCTACACTTTTCAAGTGTTTTCTTCACTGTTTCAG AATATCCAGATGAAATTTTGTTCCTTAACCTGCGATGCTGTGAGTTACCTTGGTGACGGCTTGAGAGGATTAGGAGCAAAGTTTCTGAGGTCATCTCAGATGTTGACTTCATGCTCAGAGTGCCCTACACTGTTCATAGATGCAGAAACG ATTATGTCTTATGGACTGCTGGAAAAAATGAAATTCAGTGTGTTGGAACTTCAAGAATATCTGGACACttacaacaacaggaaggaggCTGCTGTCACT TGGTTGGGTAACTGCAAGGCCACTTTTACCAAGAGTCCTGGAGGCACTGTGATAACATGCCAACCCATGGATCATGAGGAAAAG CAACTGGAGCTCTGTCAAAGACTCTACAAACTTCACTTTCAGTTATTGCTGCTTTTTCAGTCCTACTGTAAGCTGATAGAACAGGTCCATACCATAAGCTCTATTCCCGAG CTGACAAATATGTCCGGAGAGTTAAATGAGTTGAAGAGCAGCCTGAGGGTAGCAGCTGCCTCAGTGACAAATGGAGAGATGACAGCCCGTGACAGCTCAGGCCCTGAGCCCGGCTTCAGCTCCTCTGAGGCGGCCGTGCAGGCCATCCTAGAGGGTCTGAAAAACAACGAGTTAATGACGGCCATTCACTACATTCGTGAGTGCAG AACCATGTGGCCTAATGACATCTTTGGCAGTCCCTCTGAGGATGAGGTCCAAACATTACTGAACATCTACTTCAGACATCAAACTTTGGGCCAGACAGGAACGTTCGCTTTGGTAGGCTCAAAGCAGGACCTGACAGAAATTTCCATCAAGTTAATGGAGCTTAATGGGGAGACTCGGGATATGATCCGACGAGCCCAGGGCTACAGAGCTATCACAGCGTTTCTTCCAGACTCCAGGGTCTCAGGCTCTACACTCTGA